The following coding sequences lie in one Natrinema sp. DC36 genomic window:
- a CDS encoding HNH endonuclease produces the protein MESEKRVYTCEICGAEFETPGAKGGHKRAHQLKISREELLAELRRLANVSERAPTMKMMDEQGAYSAACIRQRFGTWGDALREIGLSPNIRYDIPPAEVKEDIRTIATKLGRPPTSPEYRARGDFSVSLAQNLFGSWNEALAAAGFEPQFEHRIPEDILLDEIRTLVEALGKVPTATDMDEYGRFSCRCYFDRWDGWQAAVRSAGHEPVGRPSGPANGNWKADSKDERRYYGPNWKAQRAKALERDSYVCQTPGCDWSQTAHREAFGKGLHAHHIQPLRSFEDRHDNVDFKQANRLENLVTVCVQHHRLWERVSPLRLDMNRSPRD, from the coding sequence ATGGAATCAGAGAAGCGAGTGTATACGTGTGAGATTTGTGGAGCCGAGTTCGAAACACCAGGAGCAAAGGGCGGTCACAAACGAGCGCATCAGCTCAAGATCAGCCGCGAAGAATTACTAGCGGAACTTCGGCGGCTGGCGAACGTCTCGGAGCGGGCACCGACAATGAAGATGATGGACGAACAGGGTGCGTATTCTGCGGCTTGTATAAGGCAACGGTTCGGTACTTGGGGAGATGCACTACGAGAAATCGGATTATCACCGAACATCAGATACGACATTCCGCCAGCGGAAGTCAAAGAGGACATCCGAACGATCGCAACAAAACTTGGACGTCCACCGACGTCACCAGAGTACCGTGCACGAGGGGATTTCTCCGTTAGCCTTGCACAAAATTTGTTTGGGAGTTGGAATGAGGCACTAGCAGCTGCTGGGTTTGAGCCACAGTTCGAACACCGAATCCCCGAGGATATTCTCCTCGATGAAATCCGGACGCTTGTCGAGGCACTGGGGAAGGTCCCAACAGCGACCGATATGGACGAGTACGGTCGGTTTTCTTGTCGGTGCTATTTTGATCGATGGGACGGCTGGCAGGCCGCAGTTCGATCTGCTGGCCACGAGCCAGTTGGTCGTCCATCAGGCCCTGCCAACGGCAACTGGAAAGCGGACTCAAAGGATGAGCGACGATACTACGGGCCGAACTGGAAGGCTCAGCGGGCGAAGGCGCTTGAGCGAGACAGCTACGTTTGTCAAACACCAGGTTGTGACTGGTCACAGACTGCCCATCGTGAGGCGTTCGGGAAGGGGCTGCACGCCCATCATATCCAGCCGCTCCGCTCATTCGAAGACAGACACGACAATGTGGACTTCAAGCAGGCCAACCGGCTTGAGAATCTCGTGACGGTTTGCGTTCAGCATCATCGCCTATGGGAACGAGTCTCGCCGCTTAGGCTGGATATGAACCGGTCACCTCGAGACTAA
- a CDS encoding 7-cyano-7-deazaguanine synthase produces MTTEKYFALRHPEFRKRADSKIREKDETDYEEVIAVVPYKEDKFPHEEDYNRRVPAEADESIKYDHSITHHLFGERVPDIVLDIVEISVITFAADKAADRGIQIDNEDLDESRLNTRNIKLQIPVLSPKMATEEMEQLYSEMVSHMTRDIIEYDFQLVDKQESVEVSTNQSEFDAVCLLSDGLDSTAGIYHNLRRETDSEHVTVNYGSGAGSKAKEIADQADVSSRIFRTQYNDKGESTQFSRGLLHLSFAAVAASAHGTEEIRCFENGIMAQFLILSEGWMTTRTVSPLFLTYFNKILDNALPQPIEVKNPFVNLTKTEIINKIPSTELVQKTLSCPHKSWFGHNNCGLCMPCLIRNIGIIRSDHEIPLEVLSRYDPLLSADFEYQSFEVDGNENLNNSANTPSIFFKGITEIAYFCRRILEDDPRDLATEHPELLNKPIYEQHRQFAENFTEALELISEQNSTIQTLLTGQQHKLPQ; encoded by the coding sequence ATGACGACGGAGAAATACTTCGCTCTGCGGCATCCTGAGTTTCGGAAACGGGCTGACTCGAAGATCCGGGAAAAGGATGAGACGGACTACGAAGAGGTTATAGCGGTTGTTCCGTACAAGGAGGACAAGTTTCCTCATGAGGAGGATTATAACAGAAGGGTACCTGCGGAGGCAGATGAGTCTATCAAATACGATCACTCTATCACACATCACCTATTCGGAGAACGGGTACCAGATATTGTTTTAGATATTGTTGAGATCTCGGTGATCACGTTTGCTGCTGATAAGGCGGCAGACCGCGGAATCCAGATTGACAACGAGGATCTTGATGAGAGCCGGCTTAACACCCGGAACATCAAACTACAGATCCCGGTCCTCTCACCAAAGATGGCGACCGAAGAGATGGAACAGCTCTACTCGGAGATGGTGTCTCATATGACTCGAGATATCATCGAGTACGACTTCCAGCTCGTCGATAAGCAAGAATCCGTAGAGGTATCTACTAATCAGAGTGAGTTTGATGCGGTTTGTCTTCTTTCAGACGGATTGGACAGCACAGCCGGGATCTACCATAATCTGAGGCGAGAAACAGACTCGGAGCACGTTACAGTCAACTATGGAAGCGGAGCCGGATCGAAGGCCAAAGAGATAGCGGACCAAGCAGATGTTAGTTCACGGATCTTCAGAACACAGTACAACGACAAGGGTGAATCGACACAGTTCTCTCGAGGACTGCTTCATCTTAGCTTTGCAGCTGTAGCGGCGTCAGCCCATGGAACCGAAGAAATACGGTGTTTCGAAAACGGGATTATGGCCCAGTTCCTCATACTATCAGAGGGCTGGATGACCACTAGAACAGTTTCACCGCTGTTCTTGACCTACTTCAACAAGATACTGGACAACGCTCTTCCACAACCCATCGAAGTCAAGAACCCGTTCGTCAACCTCACCAAAACAGAAATCATAAACAAAATTCCCAGCACAGAGTTAGTCCAGAAAACCCTTTCCTGTCCTCACAAATCCTGGTTCGGACATAACAACTGCGGGCTTTGTATGCCCTGCCTCATACGGAATATCGGTATCATCAGAAGCGACCATGAAATCCCATTAGAAGTTCTATCCAGATACGATCCACTGCTTTCAGCGGACTTCGAATACCAATCCTTCGAGGTAGATGGCAACGAAAATCTGAACAATTCTGCAAACACTCCAAGTATATTCTTCAAAGGAATAACGGAGATCGCATACTTCTGTCGCCGTATCTTAGAGGATGACCCTCGCGATCTCGCAACTGAGCATCCGGAGCTATTGAACAAGCCGATATACGAACAACACCGTCAATTCGCTGAAAACTTCACAGAAGCTTTAGAACTAATTTCCGAGCAGAACTCTACCATCCAGACCCTACTAACCGGTCAACAGCACAAACTACCCCAGTAG
- a CDS encoding ATP-binding protein, translating into MSDGKLALVNEIADSGDLIVGYIDGSGSATVSNHTDDAEVGDIVEVEETVLDRDKAVEVVKKGGYDRGRTVGVVEAVFNQTIAVRTENGLVEINRPDETIEKGYTIAITPSQTFSQVLSEEPIEITPKPDLEVDAINLNLGSDNEDEQEETEQRSLYQPENIEDVIFDDVIGLQDAKDRLTEAVSLPMEKPDKMAEFDLEGRFGILFYGPPGTGKTMMAKAAANEWGSSDSFFHIGGPEIVSKYYGESERQIRDVFEAAKQKAEEEDEPAVVFIDEIDSVVPRRDRADETERRIVAQFLSELDGLEDRGDIVVIGATNLVEIIDPAVRRPGRFDEEIEFSLPDAGERRDILKVHSQNMPISSSVDFQDIAERTRGWSGADLESIVKKSGLIAVKEDRPEVHHEDFMIAFERFDEQREVKRQQIKEVRQRE; encoded by the coding sequence ATGAGTGACGGGAAGCTGGCCCTCGTTAATGAAATAGCCGACAGTGGCGACCTTATTGTAGGTTATATAGACGGTTCCGGGTCAGCCACCGTATCTAATCATACGGACGATGCCGAAGTCGGTGATATTGTCGAAGTTGAAGAGACCGTCCTTGACAGGGACAAAGCCGTAGAAGTCGTCAAGAAAGGAGGCTACGACCGAGGCAGAACTGTCGGGGTTGTAGAAGCCGTCTTCAACCAGACCATTGCAGTAAGAACCGAAAACGGACTCGTCGAAATCAATCGTCCCGATGAAACCATAGAGAAAGGATACACTATCGCAATAACACCTTCTCAAACATTCTCTCAGGTCTTAAGCGAGGAACCCATCGAGATCACGCCCAAGCCAGATCTCGAAGTAGACGCAATCAACCTGAACCTGGGATCTGACAACGAAGATGAGCAAGAAGAAACCGAGCAAAGGAGCTTATACCAACCTGAAAATATCGAAGATGTCATATTTGACGATGTGATCGGGTTACAGGACGCAAAAGACCGGCTTACAGAGGCAGTGAGCCTTCCAATGGAAAAGCCCGACAAGATGGCTGAATTCGATCTTGAAGGTCGGTTCGGAATCCTGTTCTACGGGCCTCCAGGCACCGGGAAAACCATGATGGCAAAGGCAGCTGCCAACGAATGGGGATCTTCCGACTCATTCTTCCATATCGGTGGACCAGAAATTGTGAGCAAATATTACGGAGAGAGCGAACGCCAGATCCGAGATGTCTTCGAAGCTGCCAAACAGAAGGCAGAGGAAGAAGACGAACCCGCAGTAGTATTCATCGACGAGATCGACAGCGTCGTACCACGCCGGGATCGTGCCGATGAGACGGAACGCCGGATCGTTGCACAGTTTCTGAGTGAGCTAGACGGGTTAGAGGATCGAGGAGACATCGTAGTGATCGGTGCAACCAACTTGGTCGAGATAATTGATCCAGCGGTGCGACGACCAGGACGATTTGACGAGGAGATTGAATTCAGCCTGCCTGACGCCGGAGAACGAAGAGATATTCTAAAAGTCCACTCACAGAATATGCCTATTTCCTCATCCGTGGATTTCCAGGATATCGCGGAGCGGACTCGTGGATGGTCGGGTGCCGACCTTGAATCCATAGTAAAGAAATCCGGACTCATAGCGGTCAAAGAAGACCGGCCAGAAGTTCATCACGAGGACTTCATGATCGCTTTCGAAAGGTTTGATGAGCAAAGGGAGGTTAAACGCCAGCAGATAAAGGAGGTGAGGCAGCGGGAATGA
- a CDS encoding DNA-binding protein — protein MSSKNVTSQVVSVDEQAFEKAGEAAVDEEGFEVVDETPEFQATVQMEVQAKVDANHPDGMVDTSEERIYGATLEQEERIRAREAELERISAQAEMGTQEGREKRTRDIAAKRSAERRAEFQKRAASVDPWEDPERDDPRAELTQEQLAAVNKQSMRLAEKLDGWSRAAIGRRLGEAVISGKDLMSAVVRVFEELQTAPGQVVPIGKLEDVNRKEVSIEGTVTQLWESNSPAIQQVGLIEDDSGKTKLTSWVASDQPWIEEGERVRIHGAAKNWYNGRVSIALTGWSTVHFPERSRWWE, from the coding sequence ATGTCAAGTAAGAACGTTACCAGTCAAGTAGTTTCGGTCGATGAACAGGCATTCGAAAAAGCGGGCGAAGCGGCGGTCGATGAAGAGGGCTTCGAGGTCGTCGATGAGACGCCGGAGTTCCAAGCGACGGTGCAGATGGAGGTGCAAGCAAAAGTCGATGCGAACCACCCGGACGGGATGGTCGACACGAGTGAAGAGCGGATCTATGGTGCGACCCTCGAACAGGAAGAGCGCATTCGGGCGCGGGAAGCTGAACTGGAGCGCATCAGTGCCCAAGCGGAGATGGGGACGCAAGAAGGTCGGGAAAAGCGTACGCGAGACATCGCAGCGAAGCGGAGTGCTGAGCGGCGTGCAGAGTTTCAGAAGCGGGCGGCGAGCGTGGACCCGTGGGAGGACCCAGAGCGGGACGACCCTCGTGCAGAACTGACGCAGGAGCAGTTGGCGGCGGTGAACAAGCAGTCGATGCGGCTGGCGGAGAAGCTGGATGGCTGGTCGCGAGCGGCGATTGGCCGGCGACTGGGTGAAGCCGTAATCAGTGGGAAAGACTTGATGAGTGCGGTCGTCAGGGTGTTCGAGGAGTTGCAAACGGCGCCGGGGCAGGTGGTTCCCATCGGGAAGCTCGAGGACGTCAATCGCAAGGAGGTGAGTATCGAAGGTACCGTGACGCAGCTGTGGGAGAGCAACTCGCCAGCAATTCAGCAAGTCGGACTCATCGAGGACGACAGTGGGAAAACGAAGCTGACGTCGTGGGTCGCAAGTGACCAACCCTGGATCGAAGAAGGCGAACGAGTTCGCATTCACGGGGCTGCGAAGAACTGGTACAACGGGCGCGTTTCCATAGCGCTCACCGGGTGGAGCACCGTACATTTCCCTGAGCGCAGTCGGTGGTGGGAATAG
- a CDS encoding HEPN domain-containing protein, with product MGSSGGGLKERVRECVDDFVETVREEQDFVPKLRIAAGDRMDRKEKIIDEPSRIITFYSSRQQEFFEETAEWMHETGNGFGLNEPADPDDEDVVFLGAPEDYEPPEEPNLFSYVNALFNFAGTVMDYSGGYVVTDGGFDRAFEEHWLTKYETGLETFEIIIPLHLFNIPRDDEAVIELSPEFELRRRRHNYYRVESLKICPITDPERRGVHTSSAGGGERFNLNPVDACKYKIYAEIAAREPEGTLYDPGEEIGERLATALRLFDPDPETGDLIVGTSFRQEPSWLEFREGVPDFTVIGDAHKDRTQRQEAFLLYPDSVDEFTEFWGRHCQRIRLDRDGQFTRSIQRFNEIWSKRFYEDQLLDCLIGLEGLLLQGVGSGGSITLRLKLRGGQILHDRLPYEREYIQKFLQDIYSLRGDIVHENQYLADVLERNSRLKVLDEKFDHPKDVVAEARRFMGASVVAYMDLTEETGLSIDEIGELMDEAALGVDSSELFG from the coding sequence ATGGGCAGTTCGGGAGGCGGATTGAAAGAGCGGGTCAGAGAGTGTGTGGATGATTTCGTTGAAACCGTTCGTGAGGAGCAGGATTTCGTCCCTAAACTCCGAATTGCTGCAGGAGATCGGATGGACAGGAAAGAGAAGATCATCGATGAGCCTTCCCGGATCATTACGTTCTATTCCTCACGCCAGCAGGAGTTCTTCGAAGAGACTGCAGAGTGGATGCACGAGACCGGAAACGGATTTGGTCTTAACGAGCCTGCGGACCCTGATGATGAAGACGTTGTATTTCTCGGCGCACCGGAGGACTATGAACCCCCTGAGGAACCTAATCTATTCTCCTACGTTAACGCGCTTTTCAACTTCGCTGGCACAGTGATGGATTATTCGGGCGGCTACGTGGTCACGGATGGAGGGTTCGATCGGGCATTCGAGGAACACTGGCTTACGAAGTACGAGACCGGGCTGGAAACCTTTGAGATCATCATTCCACTTCACCTATTCAATATTCCACGAGACGACGAGGCAGTTATCGAATTATCGCCAGAATTTGAACTCCGTCGAAGACGTCACAATTACTATCGAGTTGAATCGCTTAAGATCTGCCCTATTACTGATCCAGAAAGACGGGGTGTCCATACATCCTCCGCAGGTGGAGGGGAGCGGTTCAATCTCAACCCTGTTGACGCCTGTAAGTACAAAATCTATGCAGAGATAGCGGCACGAGAACCTGAAGGCACTCTCTATGACCCGGGGGAAGAAATTGGAGAGCGGTTAGCGACTGCACTGCGGCTTTTTGACCCCGACCCAGAAACAGGAGACCTGATAGTTGGCACATCCTTCCGACAAGAACCCAGTTGGCTTGAATTCAGAGAGGGGGTTCCCGACTTCACAGTAATCGGAGACGCGCATAAAGACCGAACACAACGGCAAGAAGCATTCCTACTGTATCCAGACTCTGTTGATGAATTCACCGAGTTTTGGGGACGTCACTGTCAACGGATTCGTCTTGATAGGGACGGTCAGTTCACGCGTTCAATTCAGCGCTTCAATGAGATCTGGTCGAAGCGGTTCTACGAAGATCAGCTCCTTGACTGTCTAATTGGGCTTGAGGGACTTCTTCTCCAAGGGGTTGGATCGGGGGGCTCGATTACCCTCCGACTCAAACTACGTGGAGGCCAGATATTGCACGATAGGCTACCCTACGAACGAGAGTACATCCAAAAGTTTCTACAGGATATCTACTCACTCAGGGGGGATATTGTGCACGAGAATCAGTATCTTGCGGATGTTTTGGAGCGGAATAGTCGTTTAAAGGTGCTAGACGAGAAGTTCGACCATCCGAAAGACGTGGTAGCTGAAGCGCGCCGTTTCATGGGCGCTTCTGTCGTCGCTTATATGGACTTGACTGAGGAGACAGGACTGAGTATTGACGAGATCGGCGAGCTGATGGATGAAGCAGCCCTTGGTGTGGACTCGTCTGAGTTATTCGGCTAA